A single Petrotoga sp. 9PWA.NaAc.5.4 DNA region contains:
- a CDS encoding NAD(P)H-dependent glycerol-3-phosphate dehydrogenase has protein sequence MNRITVLGAGSWGTAIAALLTKNGYKVTIWDRNPEILEDIKQRENKKYLPQIHLPKGITVERNINQSVENSNIVILAIPVQHLREVLSTIEKKNIQRETIFVNLSKGIEISNLKLPNQIFEEVLGKYRYCTLSGPSHAEEVSENVPTSVVVSGNSQEANNIIQKIFSCETFRVYSNTDLIGVEISSAVKNIYAIGAGVIDGFGKWDNTKAALITRSLVEIIRYGSHYGGNKETFMGLAGIGDLVVTCTSTHSRNRYVGEMLSKGKTLEQILKKMTMVAEGVYTAKAVYNDARKKNIEMPIAFKIYEVLYTGLNPKKAIYELMTRELKSELFY, from the coding sequence ATGAATAGAATTACTGTTTTAGGAGCGGGAAGTTGGGGAACAGCTATAGCAGCTTTATTAACAAAAAATGGTTATAAAGTTACTATTTGGGATAGAAACCCAGAAATTTTAGAGGATATCAAACAGCGGGAAAATAAAAAATATTTGCCTCAAATACATTTACCAAAAGGTATCACAGTTGAAAGAAATATAAACCAAAGTGTTGAAAATTCTAATATTGTTATATTAGCCATTCCTGTTCAGCATTTAAGAGAAGTACTTTCAACAATCGAGAAAAAGAATATTCAAAGAGAAACTATTTTTGTAAATCTTTCCAAAGGAATAGAAATAAGTAATTTAAAATTACCTAATCAAATATTTGAAGAAGTCTTGGGAAAATACAGATATTGTACTTTAAGCGGTCCAAGCCACGCTGAAGAAGTCTCAGAGAATGTTCCAACGAGCGTTGTCGTCTCAGGTAATTCTCAAGAAGCGAATAATATTATCCAAAAAATATTTAGTTGTGAGACTTTTAGGGTTTATTCCAACACAGATCTTATAGGTGTCGAGATAAGTAGTGCTGTAAAAAATATATATGCCATTGGAGCTGGGGTTATCGATGGATTTGGAAAATGGGATAATACTAAAGCGGCCCTTATTACACGTTCGCTTGTCGAAATAATTAGATATGGTTCTCATTATGGAGGAAACAAGGAAACATTTATGGGATTAGCTGGTATAGGAGATTTAGTAGTCACTTGTACAAGCACGCACAGTAGAAATAGGTATGTGGGCGAAATGCTTTCAAAAGGGAAAACTCTTGAGCAAATACTAAAGAAAATGACAATGGTTGCAGAGGGCGTTTATACAGCAAAAGCCGTGTATAATGATGCAAGAAAGAAAAACATTGAAATGCCCATAGCATTTAAAATTTATGAAGTATTATATACAGGATTAAATCCTAAGAAAGCAATCTATGAGCTAATGACGAGAGAATTAAAATCTGAGCTTTTTTATTAG